In one window of Syngnathus typhle isolate RoL2023-S1 ecotype Sweden linkage group LG7, RoL_Styp_1.0, whole genome shotgun sequence DNA:
- the LOC133156614 gene encoding snaclec 6-like translates to MAFALRLTVLLCGISGLLTGVWSFPKFRSTGNDCPKGWTQLDCNCYIYQDDERTFGDAESVCNILGGNLVSIHNALENAFVLELIRAGGNNDFAWIGLTDAIEEDDFMWTDGSEQEFLNFDDYAESSGASNCVAIDEDDGLWYDEDCTDDEPYVCIRELFSLIHH, encoded by the exons atGGCATTTGCTCTTCGCTTAACAGTTCTCCTCTGTGGGATCAGTGGACTGTTGACTGGAGTC TGGTCATTCCCAAAGTTTAGGAGCACAG GTAATGACTGCCCCAAAGGCTGGACTCAGTTGGACTGTAACTGTTACATCTACCAAGATGATGAGAGGACCTTTGGAGATGCAGAG AGTGTCTGCAACATCCTTGGTGGCAATCTTGTTTCCATCCACAATGCCCTGGAGAATGCCTTTGTTCTAGAACTGATTCGAGCGGGCGGTAACAATGACTTTGCTTGGATTGGACTCACTGATGCAATTGAG GAAGATGACTTCATGTGGACTGACGGCTCAGAGCAGGAGTTCCTTAACTTTGATGATTATGCAGAGTCCAGTGGCGCTAGTAACTGTGTTGCAATCGATGAGGATG ATGGACTTTGGTATGATGAAGACTGCACAGATGACGAGCCGTATGTTTGCATTAGAGAGTTGTTCTCATTGATACATCATTAA
- the LOC133156608 gene encoding galactose-specific lectin nattectin-like, with protein sequence MAFAVHLLFLLCGINGLLTGVWSFPVHHWKNINCPSADWVQVDCYCFLYQDTAANFADAEAACIDLDANLASIRNNAENAIIRQLLVSDTAMKAWIGLHDAIQDGDFIWTDGSFDNFRNFDSMNSEPNDTGDCVEINDDGLWQDENCTTHNTYVCLQNLCNGGNRDNPDNCSEGTTTW encoded by the exons ATGGCATTTGCTGTTCACTTGTTGTTCCTCCTTTGTGGCATCAATGGACTATTGACTGGAGTT TGGTCTTTTCCTGTACACCATTGGAAAA ACATTAACTGTCCTAGCGCAGACTGGGTTCAGGTGGACTGTTATTGTTTCCTCTACCAAGACACCGCAGCGAATTTTGCAGATGCAGAG GCTGCTTGCATTGATTTAGATGCTAACCTTGCCTCTATCCGCAACAATGCGGAAAATGCGATCATTCGTCAACTGCTTGTCAGTGATACTGCAATGAAAGCCTGGATTGGACTCCATGATGCAATTCAG GATGGTGACTTTATATGGACTGATGGCTCATTTGATAATTTCCGGAATTTTGATTCCATGAATTCGGAGCCTAATGACACTGGTGATTGTGTAGAAATAAACGATG ACGGACTTTGGCAGGATGAAAACTGTACAACCCATAACACATATGTTTGCCTCCAAAATTTGTGCAATGGCGGGAATCGTGACAATCCAGACAATTGTTCTGAGGGAACAACAACGTGGTAG
- the si:dkey-30c15.2 gene encoding transmembrane protein 116 produces MGLNGTLTAYQIDVLSTVYLVSLVPSVVGSCSVLVVSMVRWRHLKEQVHLLVQLSLADLAAALILMFTSAINKVGANNSVTICLYSLPLSLTFYLISFLLVAVYAWKSQNSIKGWRATATEDEGKQSGFRSRLLSLPVYMFVWLIPGAVYLAYVLTPFIRATPLIPDPRSTSIQDNAKYCTSCILFMHIWIDSCSDVEIIHDTFMRVFIFLVVIPVMLSCSVIYHKVGKWHEEHQQAALFPVEGDGLSGRRLKSSFTTARNMVMVILFCWAPALLVILLSTLVLWADVEQQSLFVAYTIQAASVSLQGFFNSLVYAWGRPNFTQAVIGESTPLVTYRHMAFFDESLNCDIRHDNKTFFS; encoded by the exons ATGGGCCTCAATGGTACACTTACTGCTTATCAG attgATGTTCTCTCAACTGTATATTTGGTCTCATTAGTTCCCAG CGTGGTTGGCAGCTGTTCTGTGCTGGTGGTTTCCATGGTCAGATGGAGGCATCTGAAAGAACAG GTGCACCTTTTAGTTCAGCTGTCCCTGGCAGACCTTGCAGCTGCTCTGATCCTGATGTTCACCAGTGCCATCAACAAAGTCGGTGCCAACAACAGTGTAACCATTTGCCTATACAGCTTGCCTCTGTCACTG ACATTTTACCTGATCTCATTCCTGCTGGTGGCAGTGTAcgcatggaagtcccaaaactCCATCAAAGGTTGGCGAGCAACAGCCACTGAGGATGAGGGGAAGCAG AGTGGCTTCAGAAGTAGACTGTTATCTTTACCAGTCTACATGTTTGTTTG GTTGATCCCCGGTGCTGTTTACTTGGCGTACGTGCTAACACCTTTCATCCGAGCCACTCCTTTGATTCCTGACCCCCGAAGCACCAGCATCCAGGACAATGCTAAATACTGCACCAG TTGTATTTTGTTCATGCACATCTGGATAGATTCCTGCTCAGATGTT gaGATAATCCATGATACTTTTATGCGAGTCTTTATCTTCCTGGTGGTGATCCCTGTGATGCTGTCATGCTCT GTTATTTACCATAAGGTGGGAAAGTGGCACGAAGAGCACCAGCAGGCGGCCCTTTTCCCAGTGGAAGGTGACGGACTCTCTGGCAGGAGATTGAAAAGTTCCTTCACCACAGCCAGGAACATGGTCATGGTCATCTTGTTCTGTTGGGCACCAG CCCTCCTTGTCATATTGTTGTCAACGTTGGTGCTGTGGGCAGATGTTGAGCAGCAGAGCCTGTTTGTCGCCTACACAATACAG GCCGCCAGTGTCTCCTTACAAGGCTTCTTCAACAGTTTGGTGTACGCATGGGGACGCCCCAACTTTACTCAGGCCGTCATAGGGGAGAGCACACCCCTGGTGACGTACAGACACATGGCCTTCTTCGACGAGTCGCTAAATTGCGACATCAGGCATGACAACAAAACATTCTTCAGCTAA
- the LOC133156609 gene encoding lithostathine-1-beta-like, with protein sequence MAFALCSLFLLCGMSGLLSGVWSFPIHWKNIKCPTDWTQLDCHCYIFNAGPETFVEAEKDCIMEGGNLVSIHNDLENKIVKQLIDDGVATLGWIGLHDTIANNDFFWTDGSIVDFLNFDGDAMEPNGGTQCVAIQANDGLWQDDPCTNTNAYVCIMDVCHGGDPSYPDCP encoded by the exons ATGGCATTTGCTCTTTGCTCGTTGTTTCTCCTTTGTGGGATGAGTGGACTGTTGTCTGGAGTT tgGTCATTCCCTATTCACTGGAAAA ATATTAAATGTCCTACTGATTGGACTCAGTTGGACTGTCATTGTTACATATTCAACGCTGGCCCAGAAACCTTTGTAGAGGCGGAG AAAGACTGCATAATGGAAGGTGGAAATCTGGTGTCCATTCACAATGACctggaaaataaaattgtaaaacAACTGATTGATGATGGTGTAGCGACACTTGGCTGGATTGGGCTCCATGATACAATTGCG AATAATGACTTTTTCTGGACTGATGGATCAATTGTAGATTTCCTCAACTTTGACGGTGACGCTATGGAGCCAAATGGCGGCACTCAATGTGTAGCGATTCAGGCAAATG ATGGACTTTGGCAAGATGATCCCTGCACAAACACCAACGCATATGTTTGCATCATGGATGTGTGCCATGGCGGAGATCCTAGCTATCCAGACTGTCCATAG